Proteins from a genomic interval of Corynebacterium freiburgense:
- a CDS encoding DEAD/DEAH box helicase, translating to MSITDNVTGGVEEPDNVILSESQETSQDGAVDAAEDIRDANTSEDTGSTQGFENLGLPSEVLSAIQKVGFETPSPIQSQTIPVLMQGRDVVGLAQTGTGKTAAFALPILARIDAAVRAPQALVLAPTRELALQVADSFQSFADHLGRLNVLPIYGGQAYGIQLSGLRRGAHIVVGTPGRVIDHLEKGSLDISGLRFLVLDEADEMLNMGFQEDVERILADTPDEKQVALFSATMPNGIRRLSKQYLTDPVEITVKSETRTNTNISQRYLSVAHRNKLDALTRILEVTEFEAMIMFVRTKHETEELAEKLRARGFSAAAINGDIAQAQRERTVDQLKDGRLDILVATDVAARGLDVERISHVLNYDIPHDTESYVHRIGRTGRAGRTGEAILFVTPRERRMLRSIERATNAKLVEMDLPTVDEVNDSRKAKFADAITESLEDNQLAVFRNLVKAYSEEHDVPLEDIAAALATQAQAGNEFLMKEPPPERRRDRGERRGRDRDRFERDRGDRFDRDRGGDRFDRSGKEMTVYRLAVGKRQHVRPGAIVGALANEGGLNSRDFGRISIAVDHTLVELPKDLPQEVFDALEDTRISGQLIHIEPDPGAPKGRPAFHRKGGRFDRDNDRGFRGGRGERGGRGRDGRDGFRDRDRGNFRKRDYNREDRSFRHRDRGDRGSQGHRHHGGED from the coding sequence ATGAGCATTACCGATAACGTCACCGGCGGCGTAGAAGAGCCGGACAACGTCATTTTGTCGGAATCTCAGGAAACTTCGCAGGATGGGGCAGTTGACGCTGCCGAAGACATCAGGGATGCGAATACTTCTGAGGACACCGGCTCCACGCAAGGTTTCGAAAACCTGGGTCTTCCCTCGGAAGTTCTTTCCGCAATCCAGAAGGTGGGCTTCGAAACTCCGTCCCCTATCCAATCTCAAACTATCCCGGTGCTGATGCAGGGCCGCGATGTTGTAGGTTTGGCGCAGACCGGTACGGGTAAAACCGCCGCGTTCGCTCTTCCTATCCTCGCGCGTATCGACGCCGCGGTACGTGCGCCGCAAGCTCTCGTGTTGGCCCCCACACGCGAACTGGCGCTACAAGTAGCTGACTCGTTCCAATCTTTTGCCGATCACCTTGGCCGATTGAACGTGTTGCCGATTTACGGCGGCCAAGCATATGGCATTCAACTTTCGGGTCTCCGTCGCGGTGCCCATATTGTTGTTGGAACACCTGGTCGTGTTATCGACCACCTTGAAAAAGGCTCACTAGATATTTCCGGTCTGCGCTTCTTAGTGCTTGATGAAGCCGATGAAATGTTGAATATGGGTTTCCAAGAAGATGTGGAACGCATCCTCGCCGATACCCCGGATGAAAAACAAGTTGCGCTGTTTTCTGCCACTATGCCAAATGGAATTCGGCGTCTGTCTAAGCAGTACCTGACTGACCCGGTAGAAATCACCGTTAAAAGCGAAACCCGCACAAATACAAATATTTCACAGCGGTACCTTTCAGTAGCTCACCGCAATAAACTTGATGCCCTTACCCGCATTCTTGAAGTTACTGAATTTGAGGCCATGATTATGTTCGTGCGCACCAAGCACGAAACCGAAGAATTGGCCGAAAAGCTCCGTGCCCGTGGCTTCTCAGCAGCCGCCATTAATGGCGATATCGCCCAAGCCCAGCGCGAACGTACTGTTGATCAGCTCAAAGATGGTCGTTTAGACATTCTGGTAGCAACTGATGTTGCCGCGCGCGGCCTAGACGTAGAACGTATTAGCCACGTATTGAACTACGATATTCCACACGACACGGAATCCTATGTTCACCGCATTGGCCGAACCGGCCGCGCGGGCCGCACCGGTGAAGCAATCCTTTTTGTGACCCCACGCGAACGTCGTATGTTGCGCTCAATTGAACGTGCGACAAATGCGAAACTCGTGGAAATGGATTTACCGACGGTCGACGAGGTTAATGACTCCCGCAAAGCCAAGTTTGCGGATGCCATTACGGAGTCACTCGAAGATAACCAACTTGCAGTATTCCGAAACCTTGTAAAGGCATATTCGGAAGAACACGATGTTCCTTTGGAAGACATTGCAGCCGCATTGGCAACGCAAGCCCAAGCCGGCAATGAATTCCTTATGAAGGAACCACCACCAGAACGACGCCGCGACCGTGGCGAACGCCGAGGACGTGACCGGGACCGTTTTGAACGGGATCGGGGAGATCGCTTTGACCGAGATCGTGGTGGCGACCGCTTCGACCGCTCCGGTAAGGAAATGACCGTTTATCGGCTCGCGGTAGGCAAACGCCAACATGTACGTCCAGGTGCAATTGTTGGTGCGCTTGCTAATGAAGGTGGCCTCAATTCACGTGACTTCGGCCGCATTAGCATTGCTGTAGATCACACACTTGTAGAGCTTCCAAAAGACCTTCCACAAGAAGTCTTTGATGCGCTCGAGGACACCAGGATCTCCGGACAACTTATCCATATTGAGCCCGATCCAGGTGCACCAAAGGGTCGTCCAGCCTTCCACCGTAAAGGTGGCCGATTCGATCGCGACAACGATCGTGGATTCCGTGGTGGACGTGGCGAACGAGGTGGCCGTGGTCGCGACGGACGCGATGGGTTCCGTGACCGCGATCGTGGAAACTTCCGCAAGCGTGATTACAACCGTGAAGACCGCAGTTTCCGCCACCGTGATCGTGGAGATCGCGGCAGCCAAGGTCATCGCCACCATGGTGGTGAAGACTAA
- a CDS encoding Pls/PosA family non-ribosomal peptide synthetase: MSSGGFSYAAIPDHSQLAIFGVEAEPEPRTLVDIACTTFSNHPNIVGIESDTEALTYQEVELRISHEVERLHELGIGRGDRIGIRVPSGSTDLYIAILSTIFAGAAYVPVDWDDPDSRAKTVWEEAQVAAVYGEGLSITPMAPPREWGVDKFNAPTLEDDAWIIFTSGSTGKPKGVAITHRAAAALVDAEQRMYLLEDPLGPSDRVMAGLSVAFDASCEEMWLAWRTGATLVAAHRDTVRSGDVLGRWLVQKEITAISTVPTLAAFWAVEDLTKIRLLIFGGEALPQDLIDRLYAPGREIWNTYGPTEATVIASGHLVTPEPPVRIGRPVPGWQLVVVNEQEEVVEWGETGQLIIGGVGLGRYLDPEKDAQVYAPLPAMNWSRAYRTGDLVKAEREGLVFAGRADDQIKFAGRRLELGEIDDKLTACTNVRIGAAQKHSTAAGSDVLVGYLVAEENTTIDLAQCRTELAATMPGGIVPVLCVLEEMPTKTSGKVDRKALPWPLPDAGEDEDSDIPENLRYLAQAWKDQLGPIPLNNSSNFFDLGGSSVAVAKLAAELRKTYPTADIGELYKNPTLESMGSYLASLGGTTEQRAMPEPLPKFGKLFQALWIFAINVYTGIRYSISALLVVWILSVAGNAAWVTRPPFIPLFIAWLVFYTPFGKMMISAMVVRALNYNLKPGVYKRGGKEHLRIWAAERFVNYQHHDAMNGTPYAPMLYRLFGNKIGIGSAINSGLSVTGLTVIGNNVSIENEVEMTGYWIEGSNVYVGAINVGNNARIGMRSTVSPNAVIGAGAEILPGTHVKGVAKSGKMYDGAPMREIGSANQNWPLENPQEQQHLGIMYKYEALALYSVGMFLVNFMPLIAFIPGAAWFSTQSGILKMQSYQDVFWELAVWTIPLVLMQQIVWLCFIAGLVRLLSVVIQPGFYPQKSFTAWALWLTTSLMAQSLESFYFIYASWLTPAWMRMCGATVGKNVEISTVVVIPHLTRIEDGSFLADDAMASPPRFGNGWVHIGSSTVGKQSFVGNSAIVGIDRDMPNGSLLAVLSTAPYHPSSGSSWLGRTASSIPRQKLGADSERTFRPPIRLRMARAFVESLRVLPLFISFWIDLAIIFCMTGIYMEMGRGLRGLLFAIAASGPIVLLAYSVSAYIPVIVKWLIVGKFRPGNKELHSSFVWRNELSDNFNEYLAVPTMVFLSLGTPFFNLWARCMGAKIGKDVWCDTWWLPEFDLIELKKNSTVNSGAVIQTHLFHDRVMSLEPVVVGEGATLGPSSFVLPGSVIGDRSTIGPASLILRQDQIPPDSIWEGNPVRPAQSVAPLKVEAPVSSSHGQEASLC; this comes from the coding sequence ATGTCATCAGGCGGGTTTTCCTATGCCGCGATCCCTGATCATAGCCAATTGGCTATTTTTGGTGTGGAGGCCGAACCGGAGCCGCGCACACTTGTAGATATTGCATGTACAACTTTTTCCAATCATCCAAATATCGTTGGTATTGAATCTGATACTGAAGCTTTGACGTATCAGGAAGTTGAGCTACGAATCTCCCATGAGGTCGAACGCTTGCACGAGTTAGGCATTGGGCGCGGAGATCGGATAGGTATTAGGGTCCCTTCGGGGAGTACAGACCTATATATTGCGATCCTATCGACGATTTTTGCGGGAGCCGCATATGTTCCCGTTGATTGGGATGATCCGGATTCTCGTGCCAAAACAGTTTGGGAGGAAGCCCAGGTTGCTGCGGTCTATGGGGAGGGGTTATCAATAACGCCCATGGCGCCACCGCGCGAATGGGGCGTCGATAAGTTTAATGCGCCAACCCTTGAAGATGATGCGTGGATTATTTTTACCTCAGGCTCAACAGGTAAACCGAAAGGCGTTGCGATTACACATCGTGCTGCCGCAGCCCTTGTCGATGCGGAACAGCGGATGTATTTGTTGGAAGATCCGTTAGGTCCTAGCGATCGCGTTATGGCCGGACTTTCCGTCGCTTTCGATGCTTCGTGCGAGGAAATGTGGTTGGCTTGGCGGACTGGTGCCACACTGGTTGCGGCGCACCGCGATACCGTCCGATCTGGTGATGTTCTGGGGCGTTGGTTGGTGCAAAAGGAGATTACAGCGATTTCCACTGTTCCTACTCTTGCCGCATTTTGGGCAGTGGAAGACCTTACGAAAATCCGTTTGCTCATTTTTGGGGGTGAAGCACTTCCTCAGGATCTTATTGACCGCTTATATGCTCCTGGTCGGGAAATTTGGAATACATACGGGCCCACAGAAGCTACTGTCATTGCCTCCGGTCATCTTGTAACTCCTGAACCGCCAGTTCGAATTGGACGTCCGGTTCCAGGGTGGCAATTAGTTGTGGTGAATGAACAAGAAGAAGTGGTTGAGTGGGGCGAAACTGGGCAGCTCATTATTGGCGGAGTTGGTCTGGGCCGGTACTTGGATCCGGAAAAAGATGCACAGGTTTATGCGCCCCTTCCCGCAATGAATTGGTCACGAGCTTATCGAACGGGTGATCTTGTGAAGGCCGAACGCGAAGGTTTGGTATTTGCGGGTCGCGCGGATGATCAGATTAAGTTTGCTGGACGACGCCTCGAGCTCGGGGAAATCGATGACAAGCTCACCGCTTGCACAAATGTGCGCATAGGGGCCGCGCAAAAGCATTCCACTGCTGCTGGATCTGATGTGTTGGTTGGGTATCTTGTTGCGGAAGAAAATACAACGATTGATCTTGCCCAATGTCGCACTGAACTTGCGGCCACGATGCCTGGGGGTATCGTCCCGGTGTTGTGTGTTTTGGAAGAGATGCCAACTAAGACTTCTGGAAAAGTTGACCGAAAAGCACTGCCTTGGCCATTGCCAGATGCCGGTGAAGATGAAGACTCGGATATTCCAGAAAATCTGCGCTATTTGGCGCAGGCTTGGAAAGATCAACTTGGGCCGATTCCACTCAATAATTCATCTAATTTTTTCGACCTTGGTGGGTCTTCTGTAGCCGTTGCTAAACTCGCTGCTGAATTGCGTAAAACGTATCCTACTGCCGATATCGGGGAGCTTTATAAAAACCCAACTTTGGAATCAATGGGGTCTTATTTAGCTTCTCTTGGTGGGACAACGGAGCAGCGAGCAATGCCGGAACCATTGCCAAAATTTGGGAAACTATTCCAAGCTCTTTGGATTTTTGCAATTAACGTATATACGGGAATTCGATATTCAATAAGTGCTTTATTGGTTGTTTGGATTTTATCGGTTGCTGGCAATGCGGCTTGGGTTACTAGGCCGCCATTTATTCCATTGTTTATTGCGTGGCTTGTGTTCTATACGCCTTTTGGGAAAATGATGATTTCCGCCATGGTTGTACGAGCGCTCAACTACAACCTTAAGCCAGGAGTATACAAACGCGGCGGCAAAGAACATTTACGTATTTGGGCTGCTGAGCGTTTTGTAAACTATCAGCATCATGATGCGATGAATGGAACTCCATATGCGCCAATGTTGTACCGACTATTTGGAAATAAAATTGGTATTGGTTCAGCGATTAATTCCGGACTATCAGTCACTGGTTTAACGGTCATTGGTAACAATGTTTCCATTGAAAATGAAGTTGAAATGACCGGATACTGGATTGAAGGTAGCAATGTTTATGTAGGTGCAATTAATGTTGGCAATAATGCGCGCATCGGAATGCGTTCTACAGTTTCGCCGAATGCGGTCATTGGTGCTGGCGCCGAAATCCTCCCTGGGACACATGTAAAAGGTGTGGCTAAATCTGGCAAAATGTACGACGGCGCGCCAATGCGGGAAATTGGTTCCGCCAATCAGAATTGGCCATTAGAAAATCCGCAAGAGCAACAACATCTCGGAATTATGTATAAGTATGAGGCTTTGGCCCTGTATTCAGTGGGCATGTTTTTAGTGAACTTTATGCCGCTTATTGCATTTATTCCGGGGGCAGCTTGGTTTTCTACACAATCAGGTATTTTGAAAATGCAGTCTTACCAGGACGTGTTTTGGGAGTTAGCTGTGTGGACAATCCCGCTTGTCCTTATGCAGCAAATCGTGTGGCTGTGTTTTATAGCTGGCTTGGTTCGCCTTCTATCTGTGGTTATTCAACCTGGGTTCTATCCACAGAAATCGTTTACAGCTTGGGCACTTTGGCTTACCACGAGTTTAATGGCTCAATCGCTTGAGTCCTTCTATTTTATTTATGCTTCCTGGCTTACACCGGCGTGGATGCGTATGTGTGGGGCCACGGTAGGCAAAAACGTGGAAATTTCAACAGTCGTTGTTATTCCACACTTAACACGGATTGAAGATGGGTCTTTTTTGGCGGATGACGCCATGGCTTCTCCGCCGCGTTTTGGTAATGGATGGGTACATATTGGTTCTTCAACGGTGGGCAAACAAAGTTTTGTGGGAAATTCCGCCATTGTGGGGATTGATCGAGACATGCCAAATGGTTCCCTGCTAGCGGTATTATCTACCGCCCCGTACCACCCTTCTTCCGGATCTTCATGGTTGGGCCGTACTGCAAGCTCAATACCGAGGCAAAAGCTGGGTGCGGATTCTGAGCGAACATTCCGCCCGCCAATACGCTTGCGCATGGCACGCGCGTTTGTAGAATCTTTGCGGGTTCTGCCACTGTTTATTTCTTTCTGGATTGACCTTGCAATTATTTTTTGTATGACCGGAATTTATATGGAGATGGGCAGGGGGCTGCGCGGCCTACTGTTCGCTATTGCTGCTTCTGGCCCTATTGTGCTTCTCGCATATTCTGTGTCTGCGTATATCCCAGTGATTGTTAAGTGGCTTATTGTAGGTAAATTCCGCCCTGGCAATAAAGAATTGCATTCATCATTTGTATGGCGGAACGAACTTTCCGATAATTTCAATGAATATTTGGCTGTTCCAACAATGGTCTTTTTAAGTTTGGGTACGCCATTTTTCAATCTTTGGGCCCGGTGTATGGGCGCGAAAATAGGAAAAGATGTCTGGTGTGACACTTGGTGGCTTCCAGAGTTTGATCTTATTGAGCTTAAAAAGAATTCCACCGTTAATAGTGGTGCGGTGATTCAAACACACCTTTTCCACGACCGGGTAATGTCACTGGAACCGGTAGTGGTAGGTGAGGGCGCAACACTTGGACCTTCGAGTTTCGTGCTTCCAGGTTCAGTGATTGGTGATCGTTCCACTATTGGTCCAGCATCCTTGATTTTGCGGCAGGACCAAATTCCGCCCGATAGTATTTGGGAAGGGAATCCTGTCCGCCCAGCTCAATCAGTTGCACCTTTAAAGGTAGAGGCTCCAGTGTCTAGTTCACACGGTCAGGAGGCATCATTGTGTTAA
- a CDS encoding PD-(D/E)XK motif protein: MIEPKPIPSAELFQALFERASSGERSPFARLIIPTGVISALGRISAFINDERCIGLQIPMDEEVARKFTTDTRSPSLTLSRDEYRNQPCALLTLKQPALRSVFEVFCDDFLDKAVTNPDQAALTASALLKRWRDLLSRATTKVLTPEEETGLIAELELLEQLLEERGEIAFLRWTGSDKARHDFRFDDLSIECKATTNRNGLFVEIHGDEQLTPTTDIPLRLVVRKYEATPTGEVTLPGIVDRIVKHPHVSGPELLNQLAEIGYLHTEETKNELRRYRFCEQHTFDVVNEFPRLLRVGASDRIQNIKYTIDLSSPSEIPGYRND; encoded by the coding sequence GTGATCGAGCCTAAACCCATTCCGTCAGCGGAGCTTTTTCAAGCGCTGTTTGAGCGTGCGAGCTCTGGGGAGCGTTCTCCTTTTGCGCGGCTTATTATCCCTACTGGTGTAATTAGCGCACTCGGGCGGATATCAGCGTTTATCAATGATGAACGCTGCATTGGTTTGCAGATTCCAATGGATGAAGAAGTAGCCAGGAAATTCACCACAGATACTCGGAGCCCGAGTTTAACGCTTAGCCGTGATGAATACCGCAATCAGCCTTGCGCGTTATTAACGTTAAAGCAGCCTGCATTGCGCAGTGTGTTTGAAGTGTTTTGTGACGATTTTTTAGACAAGGCCGTAACAAATCCTGATCAGGCTGCGCTCACGGCGTCGGCATTGTTAAAGCGCTGGCGGGATCTTTTATCGCGGGCGACTACCAAGGTTTTGACCCCAGAGGAAGAAACTGGGCTCATTGCAGAATTGGAGTTGCTGGAGCAGCTATTAGAAGAGCGTGGGGAAATCGCTTTTTTGCGGTGGACCGGCTCAGATAAAGCCAGACACGATTTTCGCTTCGACGATTTAAGTATTGAATGTAAAGCGACTACCAACCGGAACGGCTTGTTTGTAGAAATTCATGGCGATGAGCAGTTAACACCAACCACTGATATCCCGCTTCGGCTCGTTGTGCGAAAATACGAGGCGACCCCTACCGGGGAAGTCACACTTCCTGGGATTGTGGATCGGATTGTGAAGCATCCACATGTTTCGGGGCCAGAGTTATTAAACCAACTCGCCGAGATTGGATATCTGCATACCGAAGAAACAAAGAACGAACTCAGACGATACAGATTCTGTGAGCAACACACATTTGATGTTGTGAACGAGTTCCCTAGGTTACTTCGTGTCGGAGCATCCGATCGAATCCAAAATATTAAATACACCATCGACCTCTCCTCCCCCTCCGAAATCCCCGGATATAGGAACGACTAG
- a CDS encoding DUF6339 family protein, which produces MNKPNDAYFYYKLLDRPHAVELARQAISKSIARLQENNDVAHPLAHFDGICSNPVSDEYLLKLRDGVRQIAHKHGYPKGGDKQSMSIFDYEVGNYLYENMHLLPTQAADELVWNYFTLVLLPDVAKWRYPNKSRNPEYDAWLGKNRRNIFRRAWWRSFTFGSEINAVLGDNECASILDRTTFGGNPRIAQAIAKEHISRFSEYANNPYSRVDNLNNVMVHFGRWSEIIDFDTLNDQQLEQRVKEIFTKYLDSVATESTATED; this is translated from the coding sequence ATGAATAAACCCAACGACGCATACTTTTACTACAAGCTTCTCGACCGCCCCCACGCCGTTGAGCTCGCCCGTCAAGCTATTTCAAAATCAATAGCACGCCTCCAAGAAAATAACGACGTCGCGCACCCTCTGGCGCACTTCGACGGCATCTGCTCCAACCCCGTCTCCGACGAGTACCTGCTAAAACTCCGCGATGGTGTCCGCCAAATTGCCCATAAACACGGGTATCCCAAAGGCGGCGATAAACAATCCATGAGCATATTCGACTATGAAGTAGGCAACTACCTCTATGAAAATATGCACCTCCTACCAACCCAAGCAGCCGACGAACTCGTCTGGAACTACTTCACACTTGTACTCCTCCCAGACGTAGCAAAATGGCGCTATCCCAATAAATCCCGAAACCCCGAATATGACGCATGGCTAGGCAAAAACCGTCGCAATATCTTCCGACGTGCCTGGTGGCGAAGCTTTACCTTCGGCTCAGAAATCAACGCAGTCCTCGGCGACAATGAATGCGCCTCAATCCTCGACCGCACAACCTTCGGAGGCAACCCTCGCATTGCCCAAGCCATTGCCAAGGAACACATCTCCCGATTCTCCGAATACGCCAATAACCCCTACTCACGCGTAGACAACCTCAATAACGTCATGGTGCACTTCGGCCGCTGGTCCGAAATCATCGACTTTGACACCCTCAACGACCAGCAACTTGAACAGCGAGTCAAAGAAATCTTCACCAAATACCTTGACTCAGTGGCCACCGAATCAACGGCTACAGAAGACTAG
- a CDS encoding Z1 domain-containing protein — protein sequence MANENDPINDEDLREYCENIQLFIKGGLTVDAAVARLQRIYGPNPELSAAETLVKRMLNQHGLDGDLSKFITLVEEREEGSSWYVGPDLNIDTYWPPVRLNVSKAIGQAVESVDKSSTAIIQSLRPANGSEFFNLKGLVVGYVQSGKTTNFMSVIAKAADVGYRLIIVLTGMTENLRVQTQARLEQQLILNDHGKWHRLTTIDHDFWGDDNPQRLKDPDTRFIAVVKKNTTRLKALNRWIAQAGMLGDSCPILVIDDEADQASIDVSPRAKGRRSAINQQISDLLAHRKTVYIGYTATPFANVLINPNKTDDLYPSNFIHVLPEPDGYFGAEALFGRDPLDGEERSEIHGSGHDMIRIIADSEVEKIKPPTSRKASQDWSAEIGFGLRDAIRWFIMATAARWIRGDKNKHSSMLVHTSMLTEHHLNLEYLITQEINELRSTITANNIPPEWLEQWESETSAVTASEFDLEPVSFNEIKPRIPEVLSKIRVIVDNAESDDRLIYTDEEPETVIAIGGNTLSRGLTLEGLISSYFVRQASAFDTLLQMGRWFGFRNGYQDLPRIWMPAELALWFRDLALIETDLRQELAVYAREGSTPIQVQAKIRKHPAMMITARAKMQDSINMTASFSGQQVQTVRFKAGDKEWLQNNLDATWNFVESLQSHNVMQEKLDNGTTVFRSAPTETVLKFLSEYEFDDDFRLGSRRGALIRDYIQNELNAKTLGKWNISFFGLASEAQGTREVGPGLFVHKVRRSKLKNETTTDAQIRALAPPLHRLNDLPVDNETRHQIIADVTSKVKENPTRRDAVIRATHDDYAGIGTAHLAIYVINKDSKAPNPPATPKPLSRHSISFERVDLNAVDDVIGIAIFFPTSANRESGVEYVSAVEPDAQILEAYEALDDEYASAEASDGKKLEDESSDRA from the coding sequence ATGGCCAACGAAAATGATCCAATTAATGATGAAGATCTTCGTGAATACTGCGAGAATATCCAACTCTTTATCAAAGGCGGATTAACCGTTGATGCAGCCGTAGCAAGACTGCAACGAATATATGGACCCAATCCCGAGCTGTCAGCAGCGGAAACCCTTGTCAAGCGGATGTTGAACCAGCATGGACTTGACGGTGACCTAAGCAAATTCATTACCCTCGTCGAAGAACGAGAAGAAGGTTCATCTTGGTATGTCGGACCAGACCTAAATATCGACACATACTGGCCGCCGGTTCGATTAAATGTATCTAAGGCTATCGGACAGGCTGTCGAATCAGTGGACAAAAGTTCTACAGCGATAATTCAATCGTTACGTCCGGCAAACGGTTCTGAATTTTTCAACCTTAAAGGCCTCGTGGTCGGATATGTGCAAAGCGGCAAAACTACGAATTTCATGTCTGTAATTGCCAAAGCAGCAGATGTTGGATATCGCCTTATTATTGTGCTTACGGGTATGACCGAAAACCTTCGAGTACAAACCCAGGCCAGGCTCGAGCAACAACTCATCCTCAATGACCACGGCAAATGGCACCGCCTCACAACCATTGACCACGATTTTTGGGGCGACGATAACCCGCAGCGTCTGAAAGATCCTGATACACGCTTCATAGCGGTCGTGAAGAAAAACACCACACGCCTCAAGGCACTAAACCGATGGATCGCTCAGGCCGGAATGCTCGGCGATAGTTGCCCAATTCTTGTGATCGATGACGAAGCAGACCAAGCAAGCATCGATGTTTCGCCACGGGCTAAAGGGCGCCGCTCTGCGATTAACCAACAGATCAGTGACCTCCTCGCCCACCGGAAAACTGTCTACATCGGCTATACCGCGACGCCATTCGCAAATGTATTGATTAACCCGAATAAGACTGACGATCTTTACCCGTCAAATTTCATCCACGTTCTCCCTGAGCCAGATGGATATTTTGGGGCTGAAGCGCTGTTTGGTAGAGATCCACTCGATGGTGAAGAGCGCTCTGAAATTCATGGTAGCGGCCACGACATGATCCGAATCATCGCTGATTCGGAAGTAGAGAAAATCAAGCCACCAACTAGCCGTAAAGCATCCCAGGATTGGTCCGCCGAAATTGGATTCGGCTTACGGGACGCAATCCGTTGGTTTATCATGGCGACCGCCGCACGCTGGATTCGCGGTGATAAAAATAAACACTCGTCAATGCTGGTGCACACTTCGATGCTTACAGAGCATCACTTGAATCTTGAGTACCTAATTACACAAGAAATCAATGAACTACGCTCCACAATTACTGCCAATAATATCCCCCCGGAATGGCTTGAACAGTGGGAAAGCGAGACCTCAGCAGTTACTGCCAGTGAATTCGATTTAGAACCTGTATCTTTCAACGAGATCAAGCCACGAATTCCAGAAGTTTTATCAAAGATTCGCGTCATCGTTGACAATGCGGAATCTGACGACCGGCTTATTTATACTGATGAAGAACCAGAAACAGTCATTGCAATTGGCGGTAACACACTTTCCCGCGGATTAACGCTTGAGGGATTAATCTCGTCGTACTTCGTACGGCAAGCCAGTGCCTTTGACACCTTATTACAGATGGGTCGCTGGTTTGGATTCCGTAATGGCTACCAAGATCTCCCACGTATTTGGATGCCCGCTGAACTCGCTTTGTGGTTCCGTGATTTGGCTTTAATTGAAACCGATCTTCGCCAGGAACTTGCCGTCTATGCGCGTGAAGGCTCGACCCCGATTCAAGTTCAAGCGAAAATCCGTAAACATCCCGCAATGATGATTACTGCACGAGCCAAAATGCAAGATTCTATCAATATGACCGCAAGCTTTTCTGGGCAACAAGTCCAGACAGTCCGATTCAAAGCTGGCGACAAAGAATGGCTGCAAAATAATCTCGACGCTACTTGGAATTTTGTTGAGTCTTTACAAAGCCACAATGTAATGCAAGAAAAGCTCGATAACGGAACGACCGTTTTCCGCAGTGCACCCACCGAAACCGTGCTTAAGTTCTTAAGTGAGTATGAATTTGATGACGATTTCCGATTAGGTTCACGTCGTGGTGCGCTAATTCGCGATTACATTCAAAACGAATTAAATGCCAAAACTCTAGGAAAATGGAATATTTCTTTCTTCGGGTTGGCAAGCGAAGCACAAGGCACTCGCGAAGTGGGACCGGGTCTTTTTGTACATAAAGTCCGACGTTCAAAACTTAAGAATGAGACCACAACAGATGCTCAAATTCGAGCACTGGCTCCTCCGCTGCATCGGTTAAACGATTTACCAGTTGATAATGAGACCCGACATCAGATCATCGCTGACGTCACCTCCAAAGTAAAGGAAAATCCCACAAGGCGTGACGCAGTAATTCGAGCCACTCATGACGATTATGCGGGTATTGGTACAGCCCACCTAGCCATTTACGTCATCAATAAAGATTCCAAAGCGCCAAATCCCCCAGCAACACCAAAACCTCTTTCACGACACTCAATTTCATTCGAGCGCGTTGATCTTAACGCAGTAGATGACGTTATCGGAATTGCAATCTTCTTCCCGACCTCTGCGAACCGCGAATCGGGTGTTGAGTATGTTTCTGCAGTAGAACCAGATGCCCAGATTTTGGAAGCCTATGAGGCTTTGGATGATGAGTATGCGAGCGCGGAAGCCAGTGATGGCAAGAAACTCGAGGATGAGTCTAGTGATCGAGCCTAA